TGATGCGCAGATAGTCCGGCCGGccgttcctctctctgcggccctgaccaccggcagcttgggccttgccccgctgttGGCCGCACCCTAGGTTAAGTTTTTATAGTATGTtaagtattttgtattatttttatattttacttttatatccatattataaaagcctagcctaagatgaaagataaataaagaaaaattatgAAACTACAGACTGTTTTCGCCTGTTGCCTCGGTAACTTGATCTACTTACTGGGGAAAAAAATACTGGCTGTATCTGGTAGGAACCGTGAAAGATTAGTTGTCATCGTGGCTGTAAAGTGTCCCTTTGTCCACTTTGTTGGAGCAAACTCCAGTTCTCACCCTCCAGGGTGAGATCGCCAGGTACGGTCATTTTCTACTGCTCCAATTACATGTCCTACTCACCACGTAAGTGCTGCACCGAGTGAATGACGAGTTGGCGTCAAGTTCTGGTGACAGCGAGGTGATCCGCTGCGGGATACCGCTAGGTGCGGTCATTTTCTACTGCTCCAATCAGTTCTCCTACTCACCAGGATGAAGTGCTGGACCGAGTGGATGGCGAGTTGCCGTCAGGTTCCCTTGACAGCGAGGTGATCCGCTGCGGGGGGTCCGCAGGGTGTGGCGCAGTAGTGGTCTGCTGTCCTGACCACTTGCCCGACATGCGCGCGCGACACAGCTCCTTCAAATAGACATCTTGGTTACGACTTACGTCTCTCATCTACATACATGAAAAATTTTAAGGAGTTATCTGCTACTTAACTGTAATTTTACAgttagattaaataaaatataggcaattaaaaatatttcaacgaACAGTATCATTTAAAACTTGTCAGGCGCttataccaccaccaccaccaccaccacggtctgcaataaatatttcaatttcaatttcttataattttattagaaaCGAAATGGTCTATTTATTATACACTAATTAAGTAgacttaataattttataataataaaattaataaataatgacacgggcaagggcagcatccgctcggtgtaccccttacatttcattaaagtgtcataAGGgcttctacgtgttggcttcggctccgcgcactcCTCCCAAAGGTCCTGACACCATTATTCCGTGATGGAAAagacatacaataaataataactggTAATTCAACCTATATATAGGTACGTcacactgctgggcacaggcctcctcttaTGCACAAGacttaataatttgtaattatttatttgttactacTTGTATTTGTGTATATGTGTTCAGAAATAAACCTTTACTTGGTAGTCTCTAGTCGCCTCAGCGTCGATCTCAGCAGCCGATGACAGTCCCTGCATCTTCCTTTTCCCGTTCAGGTCTCGTTTCAGCAGAACAACGAACACCACGCCGCCCACCAGAAGAACAGACAAGCTGCCCACTAGAGCCATCAGCACTGGGAGCTCCAAGCCGAATATTTGAGCCTCAGAAGACTCTGAATGCTCTATTATTGGTCGTTTGCTCTGTAATTCAATTAAACAATTAATCGTTAATAGGATGCAAATAAGGCGATAATTAACTCTCCGCGAGGATGAGATGTTTCTACCTATTTGCTGGGCTGGGCGAATATAACATTTTCTCTGTAGGTATTTGTAAAGGACTTACTCGATCTCCGACGCCAGTTGCCAAAATTTTAACACCGGTCTCATGCCGTAACTCGTCTTTGATATCATCTGAAATATCGTAGTAGgtacagtaaaataatattacaaagTATCAATCAAACACGACTTTCATCGTTGCATTACAAAATAATGCCTTGTCTTACCAATACGCTTAGCTACAGTGCTTGCATCATATCCCTTACTATTCTTCTCAACTTTGAACGTTACTTCTCCCTTGTCCACTCtgcaaaaatatattaagtGGATAAGATTTTAGTGTCTAGAAAAATAATCGAATTCTGAGCTAGCAAAACTTTAATTTCATACCGCGGATTTGTGAAAGTCTTTTCCTCTAATCCCAgtttttcttcaattttttttataaatgaaacGCCGACATCCCAATTATTAAACAACCTGTgagaattaaataataaaaatgagcaCTCAAATCTCTGATTAGATACATAAATACCAATGATCATAAGAGGAATGTGCATACCGGTTTTTGAAGAGGACATACGCATAAGAAGGATCGTAATCGTAGTCATTGTGATCATGGACGCCCGTAAACTTTTGTGCGCTAGGCGTGCCTTGACCTGTAaatacaaaattgtaaaaaCATATCATATTTGGCCTTAGTGAAGAAATACGGCATACGTGACACATACAAAAGTCAAGGAATAAATTCATGCAAATTCATCCGTTTCACCGTTGTAGCTGataaaaattgatttcgtcaGATTGACATATCtattattgttttccatcgtattttctcggaaacgttcgtatttgtcatgctagttcagtcaatgtcagtactttttgtaccgagtctgactgaaatagcaagttCGTaagtttctgtgaaaatattacgatggaaaataattatgcactacatctgtacccacataatattttgttttaattaagcatcaatcaaataaaattattaattttgcttCATCGCAATTTTAATTGCTAAGGCCATTAAACTTCAGTGGCGATGGCGTAGCGTGAAGTAATCTAGCCCTGGGCGTaacgcatctgcgaggcccttttctttcaatgtATATTCCACTACGGCTTCCGCTAGGCCCCTTTAAGTGCGAGACTGTGGGCGAgggcccacttcgcccacgcctagctacgccactgaaaCCACCTTGCACAGTAGTATTCTACAGtggcaaaagaaaaaaactaaaacaaaatgaaGATGCACACGGAACAGAACATTGCCGAATTGAAACGTGACGACACCaatgatttattattgtttgaatCGAAGAAGGGATCGCTAATGGAATAACCAGCACacggaaatataaatctataAAATGATAACAAtgatataatttgaaaaacacGACACTTATACACAGTACGCATTATGCCTTGAGTGTTAACGGAAAATAGTGCTGCAATGGAAGGGAAACATTTAGTGCGAAGTTCTAGATAAAGAAGTgcgttttatcgtattttatgcAATTAATTATTGTCACGCTGCTACCAGCGTTcgaatatttaagaaaatacattttaggcATTCAGTTTTTCAAGAAACAACGACAGCTCTAGCACATCTCAGGCCTTAGTGACACTAACCTGTCACTGACTTATTCTGATGCAAATAATGCTTTAGGACTTTCGCGTCCAGGCGAGGCCCAGGCTTTTTAACATCATCTCGTTCCCTACGCATAAACCCCCATTCTTTACTTAGTAAATCTTGGAAGTCCTCGGggtaaaattttgaattttcacCTGAAACATGGTCGGTATTTGAAACAACTGCGTCAATTGTTACTGCCAGTCCAGCTCCTAGGGTTATGGAGGTCTAACGTGAATTTATAGCCGGAAATAAAGCAACGTTCGGGTAACtcaaaatatataaacttaGAAAGATAAAGTCCTTCAACAAGATGGAGTGAAATAATGTTGCTGCTTGTACCTACAACGCAAAAAAAGCAACGAAGCAACAATCGTTGTCGTTATAACATACAAACATCATAACATGGATATCAAAACTCACCTTGCAAATCCTCAGCCTTTAGGGGACCACCTTCAGCATAGAGAGCTCCTTGCGGCTTTAATTTGGAATCCACAATTTGGCGCCAGTAATTCACCAAGTACTCCATATTCTTAGAATGTTTCGCCTGAGATTCCGGGGTATTTAGATCTGTGATATGGTAAAAGATTCAACATTAGTATTATACCGTTTAACCTTTCTAAAATAAACAACTTTAGCTCTAAGTTATACCTTTCCAGTTTTCAAGTTCTCCGCTACCCATATCATAGGGTACCTCTTCCATGTCGTCGAAGTAAATTCTTTGTTCAGGTAAATCGCTAGGATTTTCATATTCAAATGGAAAATTCTTCTCAGCGAAGCTTTGTTTGTACTTTTCTTGGGCGTTTGAGAGCACCTCTGCATCAATAGGCGATGCATTATTTCCGAGGATATACTCAGCCGTGAACGGAGGTGCTTTTGCTTTCATCTTTCTATAATGAGCTCCTAGGCGCTCTTCGTCATAACCTCCGTTAATTTCAGCTCTGTTTGCGTTGACTACAGGCAAAGACTTTTTAATCTTATCCACAATAGCGCTGGCATACGCTTCGGGATCAGTGGCTCTAGCTTTTTGAGCAGCCCTAATTCTCTCTCGGAAACCCTCAAAAGGTAGAATGACAGGAGACTCCTCGTCTGCACTTATTAGCATTAGATCGCGTAATTTATCGCTTGGGGTTTCTTCGGCTGAGATTGCTTGATCTTCGTCAGATATTATGGggcctataaaattaaaaattgaaaacaagttTATTATCCTTAGAGTCCTACCATACTTCTTCAGACCAAGGCCGAAATGTAAGTATCCAAATACCTTTTGGGATAAGAAGTTCAGCAGCTTCCTCATCGGTTAATGGTGGGCTATACACCTCATTCGCATAGTTTGAGTCAAGTTGAGAGTTAGGAGTAAAACGAATGTAGGCCTCCTGTTCATCGGGTTCATTCTAGAAATAACACATGAGTATAAGTTACACCGTAAAACAGTCTCGATAATCTTAAACATCGCATACTTACATCTTCTTCAGTAGTATCAGCGACATCGGAACTTAGTTTGGGGTCCACAAAATGGTCGCATATTTTTGGATTGATCTTTGTTGGGTCTCTGAAATTTGAAAAGACTCGATTAATTAATCGATATGGCATATTATGTGATAGATAAGTAACCTGCGGGCTTAggacggtagcatttttatcgcctatcaccatgcctgtcacgttctaacaagtatgtaagtgcgaaagtgacaggcatagtgacaggtgataaaaatgcaaccatgctgacaccgctgtcTTTAGTTTTCCTTGACTCATAATTTCCAATAGCTGGCGGCTTAAAGAAAAATTTAGTCTTAGTCTCTATTCAGAACCACTCTTTTAACAACACTATCGTCTTGTCGCGAACTCTATTCACCAGTTGCTGAGATCAATCAAAGCAGTCAGCACATAAAACAGGCTACAGCAAACAAAGCTAAAGTTGGTAATAAACAAGTGTCCGTTAAGAACATTAAAGAGAAATCATGTCGAACCATAGTAGTGCGTGGTTAGAATACTACGGTATTAAAATTTCTATAATAAACAGCCCTAAGCGGTATTGACAAACTTAATCTTTCAGTTTATTTTACACAAATACTGACAGGTCCTGGCGCAGCGTGTACAGCATGGCCTGCAGCACGCACTGCGTGTAGGCGTGCTCCCAGCGGTAGCCGTGCGACGCTAGGCGTTGCAGCTCCTCTTCGAACCATTGCAGCTGCTCCGAGCTCATGTCATATCTGAACAAAGAAACATTCAACGATAGTGAATCTTTTGATCTTAGTCTTACTACCAaatgtaaatacctaaataaatagagTTAGGTATAGTTTTACTAGTGTGTTGTTTAACAAAGAGAAGGATTTGACAAACAAATATGATACTTGTGCCAATATTTGCGCTCCACAAATATTGTTATACCTGATGCAAAGTGCAACAAACGATGACTGATATTTATACCGTTACAATCACAATCtgcataggtacaataaacatCTATGTCGtaactttaattaaaattgcCACTAACGTACTTCGTGTCTAACACATTACACAAAGAAAAAAGGCTGCCACGGTCTAAAAGACTAAAACAATATTGGCAGTGACTAAGCATATAAGGAAAAGAGACCTATTTTACTGGCTCTCAAACTTGGGACTAAAGTTCTATTCCATATGCTTTTATAATATGACAGGTTACACCTACGTAACAACGATGACACACCCTGAACGGTACAATTAATTTACCTCTATTAAggaaatccatactatccatactaatattataaatgcgaaggtgtgtctgtctgtctgttacctcttcacgcttaaaccgctgaaccgatttagttgaaatccatactaatattataaatgccaaaGTGTGTCTgactgtatgtctgtctgttacctcttcacgcttaaaccgctgaacggatttagtttaaatttggcatagagatagtttgagtgccggggaaggacatatgacagtttttatgtcggaagtcatccctacagagggtgaaaaggggggtggaaatgagaaaattaacgAATTGCCTATTAATTGGTGTACCTAAGCAATTAAGCACAATATGCTTAAAATTATCGCCattagattttatccaggcgctatacttactctaactaactgctggaactaattccatgcagacgaagtcacgggcgaAGGATATATGTACAGGAAAATAAGTAGGCATTTTTACACCTGCGATCTTATTACCCTCCTGACGGCTGAATATCaaaatatgcttaaatttatttaactagGTATGTTAAGTTGACAAAAAGTTGATTGGAGCTTATAAATACTGCGTGTAGAACGCCTGTGGCCAGGaggtcaataaaaatatctacctaCTTTTATTTGGAACCAGCATTTTAAAGTAGTTTTAAATTGAAAGTAAATATTGGTACTCGGATACTCACTGGTACAGCGCACCTTCATCCACTTCGCTCTCGTAGATCGGTATACACTTCCCGAAGGCGAAATCTATTAAACAcaactttattaaaatttgaagtAGTTATGTTATTAATCAACGATGTCAAACTTGGTTCTAgacaaatttaatgtttattctaGTATATTGCCTGGAAACTTATAACTTAATTGGGAGACAATTGTTACTTTATTATCAGGTATCCGTTTATGGAACATTTTTTCCATTAGAAACCCTACTATACAAAACGCGCTCagttaataataactcaataagTCATTAATAGTCGTTTAAACTCTTTTATTTATAAGAATCCTCGGAGGTATGGTATCGCAAAGGTTTGCTGCGTAGCTGGAATCGAATGCTTCGCTGGTATCGGCCCTGGCCCCTTTGGCCTAGTTACCCTGGTAAGTTAGATTTGCAAAAGTTTAAATGAACGATAAACTAGTGGCTAAATGGTGTGTATCACCTTAAATAATAGTGGATGCAAGTGGCATTAACTGCATCGTAAAATACAAGTAAACTTACCGTCATAGCACCACTCCGCGCCCTCTATGCACAAGGTTGAGCTGAATAAGCAACCTGTAAGAAATTATCGTATTTGTAAATCATATACATAAGTATGAAAATACATATTGGTAGAAAAATTGTGGAACATACCCCAGACTAACGGTGCGATTatagaaatgaattagagattcactagatatgaaatagcaaagatatgtgacgtttcaCGACAAAAGTTAcgttatggcggctggcgcttacgtcgcatagccccgcaaattattgcggccctatgcgacgtaagcgccatccaatccAATCGCCATAAGggacctttacccgtgggacgtcacatatctttactatattAATCTAgtaaatctctaattcatttcccgaatcgcgccacAATAGGTCAATTCGAAACGAAGAGCCTCTCTACTAGACCGCGTAGCTCGAGTGCCTATGTAAGTACTAGTTTTCCATTTTAGCTGTGTGCGTTAAAAATCTGTACCTATGACTTGCAGTAGCTATGACTTCTTAAGGTAAAATCCTTATTTATATTACATAGAAGGTATAGTAaagtaatgaaatgaaaactgAACGTTTTCATTAATTTACCAAAAAGCGTTTGAAGATTATTTCTATCGCAGACAAGCCGCCCCAAAGAACCGCGCCCTCGGGCCCTCACTCTGTCATCAATATTTAGTAAAGCTACAAATTATCTCATCTCATAACTCTCATAAGTAAGAAAACTACCCATTGACATTATAAGGACGGACCTTGTGCTAGTTCAGCGGTGTCACTCACGAATTCAAGCCAATCAATCGTGCGGTCTAACGCAACTATAGACCGctggccaggaacagatttccatgaccaatcgcttcccgggcgaaaactcgtattgtggttaacggctatgtatgatgaaccctcgtgaacgtcagctgtatttttttatttattattacaatatattttacacagcattacagtttgCACCAAAGCGCAAAGCGCAAACTGTAATGCTGCCGTCAAAAGTCAGCGGCAGCtaaagtcagctgccgctccgttggtgggttgaggaatggcagccaccgaaaccaaccaactgacgaaatttgcgcctggctcgcggtctactAGTTGTgaccaatcgcgcgcgtgatgcgaactAATCAATCTCATCATTTCAACCAGTCGCGTTGTGgcgttagactgcacgattggctcgaattcgtgtgCGTGACACCACTGTACCGGCCCCATTCTTATTGCCCGTAAGGCCCATCTTTAGATATATGTCAATGATCTGCCTCAATAACGAAATTGTAGCcgtataggtatgtaatataaGAATCCTTCACATCCTATCCCATCTACGTGATAACTTAAGACGGGGCTATCGCAAAActctactttttagggttccgtagttccgtacctcaaaaggaaaaaaaacggaacccttataggatcactcttgcgtctgtatgtctgtctgtccgtctgtcatagcctattttctccaaaactactggaccaattaagttgaaatttggtacacatatgtaaatttgtgacccaaagacagacatttaacgtaaacaaatgaattttaaaaatgggggcacttttggagggtaaatgagaaaataaaaataaaaaagttttcaaactatatcgtgttacatatcaaatgaaataccttattttaagaatctcaaatatatatttcttgtaattttaaaataaatagtttagaacttattaaagaataaaaccggccaagtgcgagtcggactcgcccaccaagggttccgtacttttttagtatttgttgttatagcggcaacagaaatacatcatctgtgaaaatttcaactgtctatcacggttcctgagatacagcctggtgacagacagacggacagcggagtcttagtaatagggtcccgtttttaccctttgggtacggaaccctaataaaaaaaggACTACGTTGGGACGGTAGGACAGTGCAAAAATGATGTACCCGCTTTTGATGTATAAAAAGAGCGAGctcatcgccaacaaactgttccGCAGTTTGGCGAAACATTGTATTATAGTGCACATATTGTATTTTCCATgttatatcaataaaaaaaacagttagtTTATGACCTACTTTTGCTTTAGCTGAAAGGCAGTTATTGAAATctactataatataataagttaCATCTTTGTAACTGAGTCCTTTTATGTGGCATACCGGGCTTTATGAGTTCAAAGCTCACAAGCTTCATAAGATGCTGGTTTCATCGAAAAGCTCCCACAAATGAAATTGCAGGTAAAGTTTATTCAAGCCCTGTGACTCCTGTGAGCTCGTCTATTTTTAGCCATGTATcgatcgaagttcgcaaatgtTTTAAAGATAATGCTTTCGATGCGATGTTGATGATAAgaatctttttaatacagttgctcaaaaagtgctacttttcgtggctgtttagcgtgcggaaagttggttttcgcgaactagtgctttttacttttccattttttttaaatttatacttgttccaattcatgactacttattgatgagtgtttatattagtttcctttaaacgtcgtaatcaacataaaaaccgactgttaatgtaagaatacgaaaaatatgcatatttcatattttattacttacctcttcattcATTcttacacgtttattttttaatgttgaaaaaccgttcttaataagttgtctgaatggaacggaacgcctgtcaaagaagaggcgtattttcttactgcaagaatgttttaagtttccaaaagttcgactttttaattattttaataaatttaaaacacatCGGATTCCCAATTTGGTTTTAGAAAAGGCAAAAGTACTGAAGACGCTGTTTTAGCTGTTACCTCTCTAATTACTCAGCAAGTTGATAGAGGGCAGAAATGTTTAGCTGTATTCCTTGACTTGAAAAAGGCCTTTGATACCGTCTCTCTCCCCATACTTATTGAAAAGCTTGAGCATATGGGTATACGTGGGAAACCGCTAGCTCTTTTGAAAGATTATTTAAGAAGTCGTAGTCAGGTGGTTAAAATTGGAAACCATATTAGTGAGGAGCAAGAGATAACTTTTGGTGTCCCACAGGGTAGTGTCCTTGGTCCGACTCTCTTCTTGGCCTATATAAATGACCTTACTGATCTAATCCTAGATGGGGGCGCGATTTTTTCCTACGCGGACGATactgttgttatttttagtgaCAGTACATGGGAAGCTGTGTTTAGTCAGGCGGAGAAAGGACTCCAAGAAATCTCTTCGTGGCTAAATTTAAACCTTCTCACACTTAATGTGGCCAAGACAAACTATATTTGCttcacaaaatacaaaagtacaCAACCACCTCCTACTTTAAGTTTAAGAATACATGATTGTCGTCAAATAGATTTATCAAACTGCAATTGTAAGAAAATTGCTAAGGTTGCTTTCACAAAATACCTTGGGATAATTGTCGACCAGCGACTATCATGGCACAATCATATTGAGTACATTAATAATAGAATCAGAAAGTTAatatggatttatttatttattaaaatattaaagcacattacaactaaaaatctattaaaacaaCTATATATTACGTTAGCTCAATCCGTCATGACATACTGTATTCCAGTTTGGGGTGGAGCAAATAAATCTAAGTTTATTGATACCGAAAGGGGACAAAGATGTTTACTTAAAGTTATGTTCTCTAAATCATATAGATACCCAACAGATGAACTATACAACGAGTGTAAACTGCTTAGCgtaagaaaattatatattttgaacaCGACCTTAAAGTTACATAGGACTCTAACCTATAAACCACCTACGTCAACACAAAGAAGAAAAGATAAAGTAGTTGTCCTCTCTAACACAAAGTCTCTTTTCGCCAAAAGGCAATTTGTTTACCATTCTgcctacttgtataataatataaataatattatctcgATTTATTCACTGCAATcgtataattttaagaaaacacTTTTAGAATGGTTAATTAACCTAAGTTACAAGGAAACTGAAAACCTAATATATCACGTATCTTAAATAttgcaacaataataaaataaaaataaaaaaacaactttttcaaacatattcatatcaatcaaaattaaactatcgttagacatatttcaaaatatttaaatcactacggttattatataaattcaatTGTTTTGAGTGCACTAATTTCTCAACAttatatcataattttgtttttaaatttaattttaaatcataattttaattttacttaattgtaataaattatatgttaaactttactttagctaaagttcatactaattatataatatcttcacctaaatattacttcaaatgatatgttcggttactatttataaacccttaatagtagtagcggggtcttctgccacaagtatttacaatacttacaaggagattccaagcataactaaattgtaaattgtgaaatgttttaaccaaaataaacaatttttcattttttcattttcatttcattttccaaaggcaacattcgatattgtttttataaatatacgatacacaaataatcgtaaataacgatatttaggtaataatagtagtacaatgttttaatatttacaattgtttctgtcttatagaacatgcatttgaaaaaaaaaaactttcattgaagtgggttcaataataataacaaaatatattctagtcgaataaaagctagaaaaacacctcttcataatgtcaatgtcaatgatgtcacagaattaataatataaaagtttcgaattccattccttacttacttacttacttgttgcttttcttattttttcgcaactgtattaaaaaaaacgtcgttcgatacacgtgcgaatatgtCATTCtttactcgtcccgagtcttgccactcgcctacggctcgtggcaagatatctcagTACTCGTAaactaatgacatactttccgcactagcatcgaaatgtactatttcatttctcatgctctgaaagagggtcgttACTGTTCTAAAGGGTGTGCAGAagatgatacgtgtctgcactagagcattttacgttcgaagtacgtttttagggttccgtacccaaagggtaaaaacgggaccctatcactaactctctgctgtccgtctgtcaccaggctgtatctcatgaaccgtgatagctagacagtgaaattttcacagatgatgtatttctgttgccgctataacaacaaatactaaaaacagaataatataaatatttaaatggggcttccatacaacaaacgtgatttttttgccgttttttcataatggtacggaacccttcgtgcgcgagtccgactcgcacttgttttttaatttttttacgataagcaattgaaatttgagtttaaatgaatttgttatacaatttccattctgatatttgactctatattccataaataacgatacttttgtctgaattgttaattgaaagtaccctcaagaaatactataaaaatgtatacttagtcatgtttttaaaaaaacacatgcattttactttcctcgtattcgaaatgaaaagtagtgtttaactcgggtgaaaggtattatagaccgcgggccaggaacaaatttcatgaccaatcgcctcccgggctaaaactcgtatagtggttaacggctatgtatgatgaaccctcgtgaacgtcagctgccgctccgttggtgggttgaggaatggcagcaaataaagtctataaaaaattttttgtcatcgcctccactttgtcagatgatagttcagatgctattgtaaataaacaaaatcgtcagccgattgtatcgctgtggaaagaccgtcagctggtcacatgaacatgtaaaaaagaaaattcttttcagtcatcggcgtcatcgcctcccgtttgatactttgttagatgatagtttagatgctattgttaataaaacaaaacgtcagccggttgtatcgcggtggacagaccgtgttacgcgcttcggtggctgccattcctcaacccaccaacggagcggcagctgacgttcacgagggttcatcatacatagctgttaaccgctatacgagttttcgcccgggaggcgatgactgacgaaatttgcgcctggctcgcggtcc
This genomic stretch from Cydia strobilella chromosome 6, ilCydStro3.1, whole genome shotgun sequence harbors:
- the LOC134742363 gene encoding receptor-type tyrosine-protein phosphatase N2 isoform X1, translated to MGRQRPALWALALLCTLAPSHADGNIGCLFSSTLCIEGAEWCYDDFAFGKCIPIYESEVDEGALYQYDMSSEQLQWFEEELQRLASHGYRWEHAYTQCVLQAMLYTLRQDLDPTKINPKICDHFVDPKLSSDVADTTEEDNEPDEQEAYIRFTPNSQLDSNYANEVYSPPLTDEEAAELLIPKGPIISDEDQAISAEETPSDKLRDLMLISADEESPVILPFEGFRERIRAAQKARATDPEAYASAIVDKIKKSLPVVNANRAEINGGYDEERLGAHYRKMKAKAPPFTAEYILGNNASPIDAEVLSNAQEKYKQSFAEKNFPFEYENPSDLPEQRIYFDDMEEVPYDMGSGELENWKDLNTPESQAKHSKNMEYLVNYWRQIVDSKLKPQGALYAEGGPLKAEDLQGENSKFYPEDFQDLLSKEWGFMRRERDDVKKPGPRLDAKVLKHYLHQNKSVTGQGTPSAQKFTGVHDHNDYDYDPSYAYVLFKNRLFNNWDVGVSFIKKIEEKLGLEEKTFTNPRVDKGEVTFKVEKNSKGYDASTVAKRIDDIKDELRHETGVKILATGVGDRSKRPIIEHSESSEAQIFGLELPVLMALVGSLSVLLVGGVVFVVLLKRDLNGKRKMQGLSSAAEIDAEATRDYQVKELCRARMSGKWSGQQTTTAPHPADPPQRITSLSREPDGNSPSTRSSTSSWSEEPALTNMDISTGHMVLAYMEDHLRNKDRLEQEWRALCAYEAEPCATNAAMKEENTGKNRYADVLPYDHSRVTLNKLSNHLGSDYINASTITDHDPRNPAYIAAAGPLAHTAPDFWQMVWEQGSVVMVMLTRLTENGQQLCHRYWPEEGSELYHIYEVHLVSEHIWCDDYLVRSFYLKNQRTGETRTVTQFHFLSWPENGVPASTKALLEFRRKVNKSYRGRSCPIVVHCSDGAGRSGTYCLIDMVLNRMAKGAKEIDIAATLEHIRDQRPRTVATKQQFEFVLMAVAEEVHAILKALPAQLQQMQEKKDKEKDKDKEKEGSEKEKPNN